Proteins found in one Zea mays cultivar B73 chromosome 1, Zm-B73-REFERENCE-NAM-5.0, whole genome shotgun sequence genomic segment:
- the LOC100216744 gene encoding glycerophosphodiester phosphodiesterase GDPD1, chloroplastic isoform X1, with product MALPGPAATRAAVRLCRIAASASSYLPSAAADGRRELELPFALVAERGMVVGGHRGMGMNAVGAPPGARFGAARERENTLLSFGRAAAHAAVAFVEFDVQVTKDGCPIIFHDDFILTQGTGAVHERRVTDLLLEDFLSYGPQRESCKVSYLLAIYFFSCEVHECMLKALIYSLSFALAFQVSKPLLRRAGDGRVLNWTTEDDDSLCTLQEAFQRVSPRLGFNIELKFDDSIMYHRKDLQCALKAVLQVVFEHARNRPVFFSSFHPDAAQMMRELQSLYPVLFLTEGGTSKHHDPRRNSFDDAVRVCLEYDLHGIVSEARGVLKNPSAVARAQESNLALLTYGQLNNVWEAVYIQYLMGVHGVIVDRVEEISDAVAGFGLGKPGLGRGGAGVDGAKTHQAQAFSQQQLGFLLRLIPELIEQRH from the exons ATGGCGCTCCCGGGCCCGGCGGCGACCCGCGCGGCGGTGAGGCTCTGCCGGATCGCGGCGAGCGCTTCCTCGTATTTGCCGTCTGCGGCGGCCGACGGAAGGAGGGAGCTGGAGCTGCCGTTCGCGCTGGTGGCGGAGCGGGGGATGGTGGTGGGCGGCCACCGCGGGATGGGGATGAACGCGGTGGGGGCACCGCCCGGGGCGCGCTTCGGGGCCGCCAGGGAGCGGGAGAACACGCTGCTCTCCTTCGGCCGAGCCGCCGCACATGCTGCCGTCGCCTTCGTCGAGTTCGACGTCCAG GTCACAAAAGATGGCTGCCCAATAATCTTCCATGACGATTTCATCCTAACACAAGGGACC GGGGCTGTACATGAAAGGCGTGTTACTGATCTTCTCTTGGAAGATTTCCTCTCTTATGGGCCACAAAGAGAATCTTGCAAGGTGTCATACCTTCTTGCTATATATTTTTTTTCATGCGAAGTCCATGAATGCATGCTGAAGGCACTGATATATTCACTCTCCTTTGCACTGGCCTTTCAGGTCTCCAAGCCATTACTTAGACGGGCAGGAGATGGTAGAGTCCTTAATTGGACTACAGAAGATGACGATTCCCTTTGCACATTGCAAGAGGCCTTTCAACGTGTCAGTCCTCGCCTGGGATTTAACATTGAGCTGAAGTTTGATGACAGCATTATGTATCACAGGAAAGACCTTCAGTGTGCTCTTAAAGCTGTATTGCAA GTTGTTTTTGAGCATGCTAGGAACAGACCAGTCTTTTTTTCATCGTTCCATCCTGATGCAGCACAGATGATGCGGGAACTCCAGAGCTTGTATCCT GTACTTTTCCTAACAGAAGGAGGGACATCGAAACACCACGATCCAAGGAGGAACTCGTTTGACGACGCCGTCCGGGTATGCCTAGAGTACGATCTGCACGGGATCGTGTCAGAAGCGAGAGGCGTTCTCAAGAACCCATCCGCGGTCGCCAGAGCACAAGAATCTAACCTCGCGCTTCTCACGTACGGGCAGCTCAA CAACGTGTGGGAGGCAGTCTACATCCAATACCTGATGGGCGTGCACGGCGTCATCGTTGACCGGGTGGAGGAGATCTCGGACGCCGTGGCCGGTTTTGGTCTGGGGAAACCAGGCCTTGGCCGGGGCGGTGCTGGCGTGGACGGAGCGAAAACGCATCAGGCTCAGGCCTTCTCGCAGCAGCAGCTGGGGTTCCTGCTCCGGCTTATCCCTGAACTGATTGAGCAGCGGCACTGA
- the LOC100216744 gene encoding glycerophosphodiester phosphodiesterase GDPD1, chloroplastic isoform X2 codes for MALPGPAATRAAVRLCRIAASASSYLPSAAADGRRELELPFALVAERGMVVGGHRGMGMNAVGAPPGARFGAARERENTLLSFGRAAAHAAVAFVEFDVQVTKDGCPIIFHDDFILTQGTGAVHERRVTDLLLEDFLSYGPQRESCKVSKPLLRRAGDGRVLNWTTEDDDSLCTLQEAFQRVSPRLGFNIELKFDDSIMYHRKDLQCALKAVLQVQSFPLLRIELSKVVFEHARNRPVFFSSFHPDAAQMMRELQSLYPVLFLTEGGTSKHHDPRRNSFDDAVRVCLEYDLHGIVSEARGVLKNPSAVARAQESNLALLTYGQLNNVWEAVYIQYLMGVHGVIVDRVEEISDAVAGFGLGKPGLGRGGAGVDGAKTHQAQAFSQQQLGFLLRLIPELIEQRH; via the exons ATGGCGCTCCCGGGCCCGGCGGCGACCCGCGCGGCGGTGAGGCTCTGCCGGATCGCGGCGAGCGCTTCCTCGTATTTGCCGTCTGCGGCGGCCGACGGAAGGAGGGAGCTGGAGCTGCCGTTCGCGCTGGTGGCGGAGCGGGGGATGGTGGTGGGCGGCCACCGCGGGATGGGGATGAACGCGGTGGGGGCACCGCCCGGGGCGCGCTTCGGGGCCGCCAGGGAGCGGGAGAACACGCTGCTCTCCTTCGGCCGAGCCGCCGCACATGCTGCCGTCGCCTTCGTCGAGTTCGACGTCCAG GTCACAAAAGATGGCTGCCCAATAATCTTCCATGACGATTTCATCCTAACACAAGGGACC GGGGCTGTACATGAAAGGCGTGTTACTGATCTTCTCTTGGAAGATTTCCTCTCTTATGGGCCACAAAGAGAATCTTGCAAG GTCTCCAAGCCATTACTTAGACGGGCAGGAGATGGTAGAGTCCTTAATTGGACTACAGAAGATGACGATTCCCTTTGCACATTGCAAGAGGCCTTTCAACGTGTCAGTCCTCGCCTGGGATTTAACATTGAGCTGAAGTTTGATGACAGCATTATGTATCACAGGAAAGACCTTCAGTGTGCTCTTAAAGCTGTATTGCAAGTACAGTCTTTTCCCCTACTTCGTATAGAGCTCAGTAAA GTTGTTTTTGAGCATGCTAGGAACAGACCAGTCTTTTTTTCATCGTTCCATCCTGATGCAGCACAGATGATGCGGGAACTCCAGAGCTTGTATCCT GTACTTTTCCTAACAGAAGGAGGGACATCGAAACACCACGATCCAAGGAGGAACTCGTTTGACGACGCCGTCCGGGTATGCCTAGAGTACGATCTGCACGGGATCGTGTCAGAAGCGAGAGGCGTTCTCAAGAACCCATCCGCGGTCGCCAGAGCACAAGAATCTAACCTCGCGCTTCTCACGTACGGGCAGCTCAA CAACGTGTGGGAGGCAGTCTACATCCAATACCTGATGGGCGTGCACGGCGTCATCGTTGACCGGGTGGAGGAGATCTCGGACGCCGTGGCCGGTTTTGGTCTGGGGAAACCAGGCCTTGGCCGGGGCGGTGCTGGCGTGGACGGAGCGAAAACGCATCAGGCTCAGGCCTTCTCGCAGCAGCAGCTGGGGTTCCTGCTCCGGCTTATCCCTGAACTGATTGAGCAGCGGCACTGA
- the LOC100216744 gene encoding glycerophosphodiester phosphodiesterase GDPD1, chloroplastic isoform X3, with the protein MALPGPAATRAAVRLCRIAASASSYLPSAAADGRRELELPFALVAERGMVVGGHRGMGMNAVGAPPGARFGAARERENTLLSFGRAAAHAAVAFVEFDVQVTKDGCPIIFHDDFILTQGTGAVHERRVTDLLLEDFLSYGPQRESCKVSKPLLRRAGDGRVLNWTTEDDDSLCTLQEAFQRVSPRLGFNIELKFDDSIMYHRKDLQCALKAVLQVVFEHARNRPVFFSSFHPDAAQMMRELQSLYPVLFLTEGGTSKHHDPRRNSFDDAVRVCLEYDLHGIVSEARGVLKNPSAVARAQESNLALLTYGQLNNVWEAVYIQYLMGVHGVIVDRVEEISDAVAGFGLGKPGLGRGGAGVDGAKTHQAQAFSQQQLGFLLRLIPELIEQRH; encoded by the exons ATGGCGCTCCCGGGCCCGGCGGCGACCCGCGCGGCGGTGAGGCTCTGCCGGATCGCGGCGAGCGCTTCCTCGTATTTGCCGTCTGCGGCGGCCGACGGAAGGAGGGAGCTGGAGCTGCCGTTCGCGCTGGTGGCGGAGCGGGGGATGGTGGTGGGCGGCCACCGCGGGATGGGGATGAACGCGGTGGGGGCACCGCCCGGGGCGCGCTTCGGGGCCGCCAGGGAGCGGGAGAACACGCTGCTCTCCTTCGGCCGAGCCGCCGCACATGCTGCCGTCGCCTTCGTCGAGTTCGACGTCCAG GTCACAAAAGATGGCTGCCCAATAATCTTCCATGACGATTTCATCCTAACACAAGGGACC GGGGCTGTACATGAAAGGCGTGTTACTGATCTTCTCTTGGAAGATTTCCTCTCTTATGGGCCACAAAGAGAATCTTGCAAG GTCTCCAAGCCATTACTTAGACGGGCAGGAGATGGTAGAGTCCTTAATTGGACTACAGAAGATGACGATTCCCTTTGCACATTGCAAGAGGCCTTTCAACGTGTCAGTCCTCGCCTGGGATTTAACATTGAGCTGAAGTTTGATGACAGCATTATGTATCACAGGAAAGACCTTCAGTGTGCTCTTAAAGCTGTATTGCAA GTTGTTTTTGAGCATGCTAGGAACAGACCAGTCTTTTTTTCATCGTTCCATCCTGATGCAGCACAGATGATGCGGGAACTCCAGAGCTTGTATCCT GTACTTTTCCTAACAGAAGGAGGGACATCGAAACACCACGATCCAAGGAGGAACTCGTTTGACGACGCCGTCCGGGTATGCCTAGAGTACGATCTGCACGGGATCGTGTCAGAAGCGAGAGGCGTTCTCAAGAACCCATCCGCGGTCGCCAGAGCACAAGAATCTAACCTCGCGCTTCTCACGTACGGGCAGCTCAA CAACGTGTGGGAGGCAGTCTACATCCAATACCTGATGGGCGTGCACGGCGTCATCGTTGACCGGGTGGAGGAGATCTCGGACGCCGTGGCCGGTTTTGGTCTGGGGAAACCAGGCCTTGGCCGGGGCGGTGCTGGCGTGGACGGAGCGAAAACGCATCAGGCTCAGGCCTTCTCGCAGCAGCAGCTGGGGTTCCTGCTCCGGCTTATCCCTGAACTGATTGAGCAGCGGCACTGA
- the LOC100216744 gene encoding Glycerophosphodiester phosphodiesterase GDPD1, chloroplastic, which translates to MALPGPAATRAAVRLCRIAASASSYLPSAAADGRRELELPFALVAERGMVVGGHRGMGMNAVGAPPGARFGAARERENTLLSFGRAAAHAAVAFVEFDVQVTKDGCPIIFHDDFILTQGTGAVHERRVTDLLLEDFLSYGPQRESCKVSKPLLRRAGDGRVLNWTTEDDDSLCTLQEAFQRVSPRLGFNIELKFDDSIMYHRKDLQCALKAVLQVVFEHARNRPVFFSSFHPDAAQMMRELQSLYPVLFLTEGGTSKHHDPRRNSFDDAVRVCLEYDLHGIVSEARGVLKNPSAVARAQESNLALLTNVWEAVYIQYLMGVHGVIVDRVEEISDAVAGFGLGKPGLGRGGAGVDGAKTHQAQAFSQQQLGFLLRLIPELIEQRH; encoded by the exons ATGGCGCTCCCGGGCCCGGCGGCGACCCGCGCGGCGGTGAGGCTCTGCCGGATCGCGGCGAGCGCTTCCTCGTATTTGCCGTCTGCGGCGGCCGACGGAAGGAGGGAGCTGGAGCTGCCGTTCGCGCTGGTGGCGGAGCGGGGGATGGTGGTGGGCGGCCACCGCGGGATGGGGATGAACGCGGTGGGGGCACCGCCCGGGGCGCGCTTCGGGGCCGCCAGGGAGCGGGAGAACACGCTGCTCTCCTTCGGCCGAGCCGCCGCACATGCTGCCGTCGCCTTCGTCGAGTTCGACGTCCAG GTCACAAAAGATGGCTGCCCAATAATCTTCCATGACGATTTCATCCTAACACAAGGGACC GGGGCTGTACATGAAAGGCGTGTTACTGATCTTCTCTTGGAAGATTTCCTCTCTTATGGGCCACAAAGAGAATCTTGCAAG GTCTCCAAGCCATTACTTAGACGGGCAGGAGATGGTAGAGTCCTTAATTGGACTACAGAAGATGACGATTCCCTTTGCACATTGCAAGAGGCCTTTCAACGTGTCAGTCCTCGCCTGGGATTTAACATTGAGCTGAAGTTTGATGACAGCATTATGTATCACAGGAAAGACCTTCAGTGTGCTCTTAAAGCTGTATTGCAA GTTGTTTTTGAGCATGCTAGGAACAGACCAGTCTTTTTTTCATCGTTCCATCCTGATGCAGCACAGATGATGCGGGAACTCCAGAGCTTGTATCCT GTACTTTTCCTAACAGAAGGAGGGACATCGAAACACCACGATCCAAGGAGGAACTCGTTTGACGACGCCGTCCGGGTATGCCTAGAGTACGATCTGCACGGGATCGTGTCAGAAGCGAGAGGCGTTCTCAAGAACCCATCCGCGGTCGCCAGAGCACAAGAATCTAACCTCGCGCTTCTCAC CAACGTGTGGGAGGCAGTCTACATCCAATACCTGATGGGCGTGCACGGCGTCATCGTTGACCGGGTGGAGGAGATCTCGGACGCCGTGGCCGGTTTTGGTCTGGGGAAACCAGGCCTTGGCCGGGGCGGTGCTGGCGTGGACGGAGCGAAAACGCATCAGGCTCAGGCCTTCTCGCAGCAGCAGCTGGGGTTCCTGCTCCGGCTTATCCCTGAACTGATTGAGCAGCGGCACTGA